One Dromiciops gliroides isolate mDroGli1 chromosome 3, mDroGli1.pri, whole genome shotgun sequence DNA segment encodes these proteins:
- the LOC122746064 gene encoding keratin-associated protein 19-7-like isoform X2, giving the protein MSYCGSCYGGLGYGYGSGYGCLGYGYGSGYGCGCGSYRGYGYGCGGYGYGGLGCGGYGYGCCRPSCCGRYYSCGFY; this is encoded by the exons ATGAGCTACTGTGGCAGCTGCTATGGGGGCCTGGGCTATGGCTATGGCTCTGGGTATGGCT GCCTAGGCTATGGCTATGGCTCTGGGTATGGCTGTGGATGTGGCAGCTACCGCGGATATGGCTATGGCTGTGGTGGCTATGGCTATGGAGGCCTGGGCTGTGGTGGCTATGGCTATGGCTGCTGCCGCCCATCTTGCTGTGGAAGATATTATTCCTGTGGCTTCTACTGA
- the LOC122746064 gene encoding keratin-associated protein 6-2-like isoform X1: MSYCGSCYGGLGYGYGSGYGCGCGSYCGGLGYGYGSGYGCGCGSYRGGLGYGYGSGYGCGCGSYRGYGYGCGGYGYGGLGCGGYGYGCCRPSCCGRYYSCGFY; this comes from the coding sequence ATGAGCTACTGTGGCAGCTGCTATGGGGGCCTGGGCTATGGCTATGGCTCTGGGTATGGCTGTGGATGTGGCAGCTACTGTGGAGGCCTAGGCTATGGCTATGGCTCTGGGTATGGCTGTGGATGTGGCAGCTACCGTGGAGGCCTAGGCTATGGCTATGGCTCTGGGTATGGCTGTGGATGTGGCAGCTACCGCGGATATGGCTATGGCTGTGGTGGCTATGGCTATGGAGGCCTGGGCTGTGGTGGCTATGGCTATGGCTGCTGCCGCCCATCTTGCTGTGGAAGATATTATTCCTGTGGCTTCTACTGA
- the LOC122745957 gene encoding keratin-associated protein 19-7-like isoform X2, producing the protein MSYCGSCYGGLGYGYGSGYGCLGYGYGSGYGCGCGSYRGYGYGCGGYGYGGLGCGGYGYGCCRPSCCGRYYSCGFY; encoded by the exons ATGAGCTACTGTGGCAGCTGCTATGGGGGCCTGGGCTATGGCTATGGCTCTGGTTATGGCT GCCTAGGCTATGGCTATGGCTCTGGGTATGGCTGTGGATGTGGCAGCTACCGCGGATATGGCTATGGCTGTGGTGGCTATGGCTATGGAGGCCTGGGCTGTGGTGGCTATGGCTATGGCTGCTGCCGCCCATCTTGCTGTGGAAGATATTATTCCTGTGGCTTCTACTGA
- the LOC122745957 gene encoding keratin-associated protein 6-2-like isoform X1 has protein sequence MSYCGSCYGGLGYGYGSGYGCGYGSYRGGLGYGYGSGYGCGCGSYRGGLGYGYGSGYGCGCGSYRGYGYGCGGYGYGGLGCGGYGYGCCRPSCCGRYYSCGFY, from the coding sequence ATGAGCTACTGTGGCAGCTGCTATGGGGGCCTGGGCTATGGCTATGGCTCTGGTTATGGCTGTGGATATGGCAGCTACCGTGGAGGCCTAGGCTATGGCTATGGCTCTGGGTATGGCTGTGGATGTGGCAGCTACCGTGGAGGCCTAGGCTATGGCTATGGCTCTGGGTATGGCTGTGGATGTGGCAGCTACCGCGGATATGGCTATGGCTGTGGTGGCTATGGCTATGGAGGCCTGGGCTGTGGTGGCTATGGCTATGGCTGCTGCCGCCCATCTTGCTGTGGAAGATATTATTCCTGTGGCTTCTACTGA